From a region of the Helianthus annuus cultivar XRQ/B chromosome 5, HanXRQr2.0-SUNRISE, whole genome shotgun sequence genome:
- the LOC110941736 gene encoding uncharacterized protein LOC110941736: MTRMTNSVTKSSQQTTIKFLYSYAGKILPRHTDGNLRYVGGHTRVLAVDRSVTYAELIVKLWESCGFSVNLKCKLPSEDLDVLVSVSSDEELAAVIEEYDRVSPGAKIRAVLFPVNSLKTISPVPSAESLVDFLATKPLTCSRRQQHRRYSVAGSSRFSQVSNPKSLFCYDSNTQWLNRKQLGGR, encoded by the coding sequence ATGACTCGCATGACAAATTCCGTCACTAAATCGTCACAACAAACAACCATCAAGTTCCTCTACAGCTACGCCGGAAAAATCCTGCCACGTCACACAGACGGCAATCTCCGCTACGTCGGCGGCCACACCAGAGTCCTCGCCGTTGACCGTTCCGTCACCTACGCTGAACTGATCGTCAAGCTTTGGGAATCGTGCGGATTCTCCGTCAATTTGAAGTGTAAATTACCGTCGGAAGATCTGGACGTTTTGGTCTCCGTTTCTTCCGATGAAGAGCTTGCTGCTGTTATCGAAGAGTACGATCGAGTTTCGCCGGGCGCGAAGATCAGAGCCGTACTGTTTCCGGTGAATTCATTGAAGACAATTTCTCCGGTTCCGTCTGCTGAATCGCTGGTTGATTTTCTGGCGACGAAACCGTTGACGTGTTCAAGAAGACAACAGCATCGTCGGTATTCTGTCGCTGGATCGTCTCGATTCAGTCAAGTTTCAAACCCTAAGAGTTTGTTCTGTTATGATTCTAACACCCAATGGTTGAACAGGAAACAGTTAGGTGGTAGATAA